A single window of Chitinophaga sp. XS-30 DNA harbors:
- a CDS encoding S41 family peptidase: MRLSKKIVLFSLLGLCLVFVAFRNSDKYFLIAKNLDIFAAFYRELNTYYVEDLPPEKLMHRGIEAMLEETDPYTDFVPEENLDELRFMATGKYGGVGASIYTDGDWTAITDVYEGSPMAKAGVKPGDIIVSLDGKSAKGMAQEDVSSILKGNPGTVLNMVFRHPLNGQETPRRIVREDINVKPVSFAGVIRNDIGYIKMTQFTENSGLQVQESFEQLKKSNPQLKGVVLDLRGNPGGLLEEAVTLSNIFIDKHQLIVSTKGKVKSWDREYKTMQPAVDLNIPLVVLTSRSSASAAEIVAGAVQDLDRGLVVGQRSYGKGLVQTTRPLPYNAKLKVTTARYYTPSGRCIQAIDYSTRNEEGEADYVPDSLRRSFTTAAGRPVKDGGGIEPDAKVESTMLSQVAVTLLRKQYIFDYATRYYYAHPQVKPAAEFSLTEAEFEDFGEFLDGKDYSYKTRSEEALEMFRNTAEREKYFDGLSKEFEALQAKMKHDKKQDLLRNKTEIKQLLEEEIMNRYYPQQGRIEKGLSWDKDVDEAVALLHQPEKYQQLLTGRKN, from the coding sequence ATGCGTTTATCCAAAAAGATCGTACTGTTCTCGCTGCTGGGCCTCTGCCTGGTATTCGTCGCATTCCGCAACAGCGACAAGTACTTCCTCATCGCCAAGAACCTTGATATTTTCGCCGCGTTCTACCGCGAGCTGAATACCTATTACGTGGAGGACCTCCCGCCCGAGAAGCTGATGCACAGAGGTATAGAGGCCATGCTGGAGGAAACGGACCCCTATACGGATTTCGTGCCCGAAGAGAACCTGGATGAACTGCGCTTCATGGCTACCGGCAAATACGGTGGCGTAGGGGCTTCCATCTATACGGACGGGGACTGGACGGCCATTACCGATGTGTACGAAGGCAGCCCCATGGCCAAAGCCGGCGTGAAACCCGGAGACATCATCGTATCCCTGGACGGCAAAAGCGCCAAAGGTATGGCCCAGGAGGATGTCAGCAGTATCCTGAAAGGTAATCCCGGCACCGTGCTGAATATGGTATTCAGGCATCCCCTGAATGGCCAGGAAACACCCCGCAGGATCGTCAGGGAGGATATCAATGTTAAACCGGTCAGCTTTGCCGGCGTGATCCGCAACGACATCGGGTATATTAAAATGACGCAGTTCACAGAAAACAGCGGTCTGCAGGTGCAGGAAAGCTTCGAGCAGCTGAAAAAGAGCAACCCGCAGCTGAAAGGCGTGGTGCTGGACCTGCGCGGCAACCCCGGCGGCCTGCTGGAAGAAGCCGTGACCCTCTCCAATATCTTTATCGACAAGCATCAACTGATCGTCAGCACCAAAGGCAAGGTGAAAAGCTGGGACCGGGAATACAAGACCATGCAGCCCGCCGTGGACCTGAACATCCCGCTGGTGGTGCTGACCAGCCGCTCCTCCGCTTCAGCCGCAGAGATCGTGGCGGGTGCGGTGCAGGACCTGGACCGTGGCCTTGTTGTAGGGCAACGCTCCTATGGCAAAGGACTGGTGCAAACCACCCGTCCCCTGCCCTATAACGCCAAACTGAAAGTGACCACCGCCCGGTATTATACCCCCAGCGGCCGCTGCATCCAGGCGATCGACTATTCCACCCGGAACGAGGAAGGCGAAGCCGATTATGTGCCGGATTCCCTGCGCCGTTCGTTCACCACAGCAGCCGGCCGGCCCGTGAAAGACGGCGGCGGCATAGAGCCGGATGCCAAAGTGGAAAGCACCATGCTCAGCCAGGTAGCCGTGACCCTGCTTCGCAAGCAATATATTTTCGACTATGCCACCCGCTACTATTACGCCCATCCCCAGGTAAAACCGGCAGCCGAGTTCTCGCTTACCGAAGCGGAATTCGAGGACTTCGGGGAGTTCCTGGATGGGAAGGACTACAGCTATAAAACCCGCAGCGAAGAAGCGCTGGAAATGTTCCGCAATACCGCTGAAAGGGAAAAATACTTCGATGGGCTCTCAAAAGAATTCGAAGCGCTGCAGGCCAAAATGAAGCACGATAAAAAGCAGGACCTGCTGCGGAACAAGACCGAGATCAAGCAGTTGCTGGAAGAAGAGATCATGAACCGATACTACCCGCAGCAGGGAAGGATCGAGAAAGGGCTTTCCTGGGATAAGGATGTGGATGAAGCGGTAGCGCTGCTGCATCAGCCGGAGAAATACCAGCAGTTGCTGACCGGGAGAAAGAATTAG
- a CDS encoding Gfo/Idh/MocA family protein, giving the protein MTEHSKGNSRRGFITKLAKGVVGASLFPGIITAADRKRSLEQLRRQKDHYSANDQIQVALIGAGGMGVADASTAIQVPGVKLVAACDLYDGRLADAKKKWGSHIYTTRDYKEILERKDVDAVIIATPDSWHKDISVAAMNKGKSVYCEKPMVHDVSEGAAVVEAQNRNKGIVYEVGSQGVSSLGNEKARELLKDGAIGQLNYAEGFWARMSPFGAWQYPIPEDASPATVGWDAFIANNKKRPFDPLRFFRWRNYRDYGTGVSGDLFVHLFSSLHLVTGSIGPDKIMATGGLRYWKDGREVPDVMLGMFDYPQTDIHPAFNLSLRVNFVDGTGGTNYLRMVGSEGSMTVEWDKVTLYRNKAYAATDDPLLQTKEQKDTGKQYVYERKDMLPPDKLEYAAEEGYKGAHFDHFYNLFNAMRTKGKVSEDALFGFRAAAPALLCNDSYFENKIMYWDPKNLKTVNK; this is encoded by the coding sequence ATGACAGAACATTCAAAAGGAAACTCACGCCGCGGCTTCATTACCAAACTGGCTAAAGGAGTAGTCGGCGCTTCCCTGTTTCCCGGTATCATTACAGCAGCAGACAGGAAGCGAAGCCTTGAGCAGCTTCGCCGTCAGAAGGACCATTACAGTGCGAACGACCAGATACAGGTGGCGCTGATCGGCGCCGGAGGTATGGGCGTTGCCGATGCATCCACCGCCATCCAGGTGCCCGGTGTGAAGCTGGTGGCCGCCTGCGACCTCTACGATGGCCGTCTCGCCGATGCCAAAAAGAAATGGGGCAGTCACATCTATACCACCCGCGACTACAAGGAGATCCTGGAACGCAAGGATGTGGATGCCGTGATCATTGCCACACCGGACAGCTGGCATAAGGACATATCCGTAGCAGCCATGAACAAAGGCAAAAGCGTCTATTGTGAAAAACCGATGGTGCATGATGTCTCCGAAGGCGCTGCCGTTGTGGAAGCGCAGAACAGGAACAAAGGCATTGTGTACGAAGTAGGCAGCCAGGGCGTCAGCTCCCTGGGTAATGAAAAGGCCCGCGAATTGCTGAAAGACGGCGCTATCGGGCAATTGAACTACGCGGAAGGCTTCTGGGCCCGCATGTCGCCCTTCGGCGCCTGGCAGTACCCCATCCCCGAAGATGCTTCCCCCGCTACCGTGGGCTGGGACGCCTTCATCGCCAACAATAAAAAACGGCCCTTCGATCCGCTGCGTTTCTTCCGCTGGCGGAATTACCGGGATTACGGCACCGGCGTTTCCGGAGACCTGTTCGTACACCTGTTCTCCAGCCTGCACCTGGTGACCGGCTCCATTGGTCCGGATAAGATCATGGCTACCGGCGGCCTCCGCTACTGGAAAGATGGCCGTGAAGTGCCCGATGTCATGCTCGGCATGTTCGATTACCCGCAGACCGATATCCACCCCGCCTTCAATCTCTCCCTCCGGGTGAACTTTGTAGACGGTACCGGCGGTACCAATTACCTGCGCATGGTAGGCAGCGAAGGCTCCATGACCGTGGAGTGGGACAAAGTAACCCTCTATCGCAACAAAGCCTACGCCGCTACGGACGATCCCCTGTTGCAGACCAAAGAGCAGAAAGATACCGGCAAACAATACGTGTACGAGCGGAAAGATATGCTGCCGCCGGACAAGCTGGAGTATGCCGCGGAGGAAGGATATAAAGGCGCGCACTTCGATCACTTTTACAATCTGTTCAATGCCATGCGCACAAAAGGAAAGGTCAGTGAAGACGCCCTGTTCGGCTTCCGCGCCGCAGCGCCTGCATTGCTGTGCAACGACAGCTATTTCGAGAACAAGATCATGTACTGGGACCCGAAGAACCTGAAAACCGTAAACAAGTAA
- the yidD gene encoding membrane protein insertion efficiency factor YidD encodes MKKLSVILSFPFIFLIKLYQWCLSPFLGSSCRFTPTCSQYGLEAYQKHGIFRGTWLTARRILRCHPWGGHGHDPVP; translated from the coding sequence TTGAAGAAACTATCGGTTATATTAAGCTTCCCTTTTATTTTTCTGATCAAGCTATATCAATGGTGCCTCAGCCCTTTCCTGGGATCCAGTTGCCGGTTCACGCCCACCTGCTCCCAATACGGCCTTGAAGCCTACCAGAAACACGGTATTTTCAGGGGTACATGGCTCACCGCCCGCAGGATACTGCGGTGCCATCCCTGGGGAGGCCATGGTCATGATCCGGTTCCCTGA
- a CDS encoding ribonuclease P protein component has protein sequence MAIKTYSFNKEEKLKSRKMIETLFRDGKAFSVFPYRVIYMPAKLTTEKYPVQAGFSVSSRKFPRAVDRNRIKRLGRECYRLQKQLLYDALQDTPTQLAVFFIYTDKKIPDLPTLRDKFSVILGRLAKAAKSEK, from the coding sequence ATTGCCATAAAAACTTATTCTTTTAACAAGGAAGAGAAGTTAAAAAGCAGGAAAATGATTGAAACGCTTTTTCGGGACGGAAAAGCGTTTTCTGTTTTCCCCTACCGGGTGATCTATATGCCGGCAAAGCTCACTACGGAGAAATACCCCGTTCAGGCCGGCTTCAGCGTATCATCCCGCAAATTCCCCCGTGCGGTAGACCGTAACCGCATCAAACGCCTCGGCAGGGAGTGCTACCGCCTCCAGAAACAACTGCTGTATGATGCCCTGCAGGACACCCCGACCCAACTGGCCGTATTTTTTATCTATACCGACAAAAAAATCCCCGATTTACCTACCCTCCGCGACAAATTTTCGGTAATTTTAGGAAGACTGGCCAAAGCAGCAAAAAGTGAAAAGTAG
- a CDS encoding DUF1080 domain-containing protein, which produces MKRLLLPAACAIAIAAASCGNNPNNQGSGADTAIGSANRAAMEPPANTLTAEEQAAGWKLLFNGNNLDGWRIYKNKESNTWGVLDGTLHCTGSATDKSDMRGDLITNDQYENFELEADWKIAPQGNSGILYLVTEEFDAPYMSGPEYQLIDDENFPEKLEDWQKSGANYAMDPPSKLAAKPIGEWNHTKIVVNNGHVEHWLNGEKVVDSEMWTDEWQKKKTSGKWKEYKGYGVAKKGHICVQDHGSEIWFKNFKIREL; this is translated from the coding sequence ATGAAAAGATTATTGCTCCCGGCAGCCTGTGCTATTGCCATTGCAGCGGCCTCCTGCGGGAATAATCCGAACAATCAGGGCTCCGGTGCGGATACGGCCATCGGCAGCGCAAACAGAGCAGCCATGGAACCTCCCGCCAATACCCTCACTGCTGAAGAGCAGGCCGCAGGATGGAAGCTCCTGTTCAACGGCAATAACCTGGACGGATGGCGTATCTATAAAAACAAGGAATCCAATACCTGGGGCGTACTGGACGGCACGCTCCACTGTACCGGCAGCGCTACCGACAAAAGCGATATGCGCGGGGACCTCATCACCAATGACCAGTATGAGAACTTCGAGCTCGAAGCAGACTGGAAGATCGCGCCGCAGGGCAACAGCGGTATCCTTTACCTCGTGACCGAAGAATTTGACGCACCCTACATGAGCGGTCCGGAATACCAGCTGATAGACGACGAGAACTTCCCGGAAAAACTGGAAGACTGGCAGAAATCAGGCGCCAATTACGCCATGGACCCGCCTTCCAAACTGGCGGCAAAACCAATAGGCGAGTGGAACCACACAAAGATCGTCGTGAACAACGGTCATGTTGAGCACTGGCTGAACGGAGAGAAAGTGGTGGATTCCGAAATGTGGACCGATGAATGGCAGAAAAAGAAAACCTCCGGTAAATGGAAGGAATACAAAGGGTACGGTGTGGCGAAAAAAGGACATATCTGCGTGCAGGACCACGGCAGTGAGATATGGTTCAAAAATTTCAAGATCAGGGAATTGTAG